A stretch of DNA from Bacteroidales bacterium:
TTTGCATATTCGTAATCACACGGGTAAGGCGCACATTCGTCAAAAGCCATGATGATATCAGCCCCTATTTTTCGCTGAATATCCATAGTATTTTCAGGAGTAAAAATATGCTTTGAGCCATCAATATGCGAATGAAATATAACTCCATCATCTTTTATTTTCCTGATAGTTTTAAGAGAATAAACCTGATAACCTCCGCTATCTGTCAGGATGGGTTTATTCCATCCCATAAACTTATGCAATCCTCCTGCTTCTTCTAATATATCAGTGCCTGGCCTTAAATATAAATGATAGGTGTTCCCAAGAATAATTTGTGCTTTCACATCCTCAGCAAGTTCTTTTTGATGAAGTGCCTTTACGCTTCCCGATGTCCCAACAGGCATAAAGACGGGTGTTTCTATAATTCCGTGGGCCGTTTCCAACATACCGGCACGGGCAGCAGATGCCTTGTCAGTTGCCGTAAGTGTGAATTTCATACAACAAAGATAATTCTTTATTTGAAGCGTAAAAAAGGAAACAAATAATCAACATTTCTCCGTGAATAAGTTTTTTATTAAGGTAATTCAAAAAAGCTTTAAAAATATAATTTTGCAATATATTTAGTTTGCATGTTTTTTGAAAAAATTCTTCACGACCCGCTACAGTTATACTTGTATATAGCTTTTGTTGCTTTTTTTATCGTCCAGATGATTTATTACTGGGGCATTTTTTCATTATTTGCCTTTTTAAAAAATAAAAACGCAAATCAATCTGAAGAAGTATTACCTGTTTCTGTTGTTGTATGTGCCCGGAATGAATTCTACAACCTCGAAAAAAACCTGCCTAAAATTCTGGAACAGGATTATCCTGATTTCGAAGTGGTCGTTGTAAATGACCAGTCGGAGGACGATACGGCGGAGCTACTTATGGATTTATCGAGAAAATACAAAAGATTGAAGATAATCACTGTTCAAAAAAACCTAAATAATTTTAGCGGAAAAAAATTTTCCCTTTCTTTAGGCATAAAATCGGCACAACATGATGTAGTCCTGCTCACCGATGCAGATTGTGAACCTGTATCAAGCTTATGGATAAAAAATATGCAAATGCCATTTTCTAACCCGCGAACAAAAATAGTTTTAGGTTATGGGGCATATGAAAGGCGAAAAGGCTTGCTCAATAGCCTGATTCGTTTTGATACGTTCACAATCGCATTACAATATTTTTCTTTGGCAAGAGCAGGATTGCCTTACATGGGCGTAGGCAGAAATCTGGCATATCGCAGAAGCCTTTTTCTGGAAAATAAAGGTTTCGTATCGCATTATGAGATAAGTTCCGGCGATGATGACTTGTTTGTGAACAGCAATGCTACTCGAAAAAATACATCAATAGTATATACAGGGGAAAGCCATACACTCTCACAACCTAAATTAAAATTCAATGACTGGGTATTTCAGAAAAAAAGACATTTTACAACGGGGAAGTACTATAAATTTGTTCATAAAGTTTTACTCGTCCTCTTGCCATTCAGTACGCTGACATTTTATTTACTAGCAGTTATTTTAACTTTGCTTAACATAAAAACATATACTATTGTGATAGTATCATCGTTTTTTATTGTAAGGGTTACATCTCAGTTAATAATTTTTAAAAAAGCAATGTTAAAACTTAAAGAAAAAAAATTATTTTTACTTTCGCCTTTTTTTGAAGTGATAATGATTTTTTTTAATGTTTTAACAAAGCTTACGAATACGGGGAAAAAAATAAATACATGGAAATAAACCCGAATCTGACTGACAAGGCACACCGCGATTACAGGCTGGTACAACTTGCCCTGCATCAGGGCGATCAGAAAGCTTATGCCGATTTGATGGGGTTTTACAAAGATGCTATTTATTTTCTGTTGCTTAAAATGACAAACAATCCTGATGATGCTGATGACCTGACTATTGAAGCATTTGGTAAAGCATTTAAAAAACTGGACCAATATACTCCGGATTATGCATTCAGCACTTGGCTGTTCAAAATTGCTTCCAACAATTGCATTGACCATATCCGCCGTAAAAAAGTCGAGATTCTTTCAATTAATAAGACCATTGATGAGGAAGAGGGGCTGGATATGTCTCAAACCCTACCTTCCTCAACGCCCGATCCCGAAGAGAAAATGATAGAAAGGCAAAAAATAAAAATGATGCGGGAAGTGGTCGAAAAGCTTAAACCTAATTACCGCCGGCTGGTTCAATTAAGATATTTTGATGAATATTCCTATGAAGAAATTGCACAGGAAATGGATATCCCGATAGGAACCGTGAAAGCCCAGTTATTTCGTGCCAGAGAGTTTTTATACAACATCATGAAAAACGCGGAAGGAAGCATTTGACAGTTAGCAGTGAACAGTTAGCAGTTATCAGTAAACGGTTAGCAGTAAACAGTTTTTGTGATTTCAATGAATTCTTCAACAGATAACTGCTCCGGCCTTTGATTAAATACTGACATAGAAAGCAGATCCGGATTTGTAACCAACGCTTTCAACGAATTTCTAAGTGTCTTACGCCGCTGGTTGAATGCCTTTTTAACTACTTCAGTAAATTTATTTGCATCACATGGTAGCTGTAACCTGGCATTTCTTTTAAGCCTTATCACTGCTG
This window harbors:
- a CDS encoding glycosyltransferase gives rise to the protein MFFEKILHDPLQLYLYIAFVAFFIVQMIYYWGIFSLFAFLKNKNANQSEEVLPVSVVVCARNEFYNLEKNLPKILEQDYPDFEVVVVNDQSEDDTAELLMDLSRKYKRLKIITVQKNLNNFSGKKFSLSLGIKSAQHDVVLLTDADCEPVSSLWIKNMQMPFSNPRTKIVLGYGAYERRKGLLNSLIRFDTFTIALQYFSLARAGLPYMGVGRNLAYRRSLFLENKGFVSHYEISSGDDDLFVNSNATRKNTSIVYTGESHTLSQPKLKFNDWVFQKKRHFTTGKYYKFVHKVLLVLLPFSTLTFYLLAVILTLLNIKTYTIVIVSSFFIVRVTSQLIIFKKAMLKLKEKKLFLLSPFFEVIMIFFNVLTKLTNTGKKINTWK
- a CDS encoding sigma-70 family RNA polymerase sigma factor — its product is MEINPNLTDKAHRDYRLVQLALHQGDQKAYADLMGFYKDAIYFLLLKMTNNPDDADDLTIEAFGKAFKKLDQYTPDYAFSTWLFKIASNNCIDHIRRKKVEILSINKTIDEEEGLDMSQTLPSSTPDPEEKMIERQKIKMMREVVEKLKPNYRRLVQLRYFDEYSYEEIAQEMDIPIGTVKAQLFRAREFLYNIMKNAEGSI